In Vitis riparia cultivar Riparia Gloire de Montpellier isolate 1030 chromosome 19, EGFV_Vit.rip_1.0, whole genome shotgun sequence, the following proteins share a genomic window:
- the LOC117908303 gene encoding amino acid transporter AVT3B-like → CCVLAFGRIAVDAMIVLSQARFCISYLIFIANSLAYVSNSSPSIPILGLTPKSLYIWGCFPFQLGLNSIPTLTHLAPLSIFADVVKIGAMGVVMVEDVLIFLKQRPALWAFGGFSVFFYGLGVAVYAFEGIGMVLPLESEAKDKDKFGKVLALSMAFISVMYGGFDTLGYFAFGEETKDIITTNLGQGPLSIMVQLDLCVNLFFTFPLMMNPVYEVMERRFRDGAYCLWLRWVAVLGVILVALMVPNFADFLSLVGSSVCCVLAFVLPSLFHLIVFKDQLRKDMALDVAILVLGLVFGVSGTWSSLSEIVSPSA, encoded by the coding sequence TGCTGTGTTCTGGCCTTCGGACGGATCGCCGTGGACGCCATGATCGTTCTCTCCCAGGCTAGGTTCTGCATCAGCTACCTCATCTTCATTGCCAACAGTCTGGCGTACGTTTCCAACAGCTCGCCCTCGATTCCGATTTTGGGTTTAACTCCCAAATCGCTCTACATCTGGGGTTGCTTTCCATTTCAACTGGGGTTGAATTCGATTCCCACGCTGACTCACTTAGCTCCCTTGAGTATTTTCGCGGATGTGGTCAAGATCGGAGCCATGGGCGTGGTTATGGTGGAAGATGTATTGATTTTTCTGAAGCAAAGGCCTGCCCTGTGGGCTTTTGGGGgtttctctgttttcttctaTGGTCTGGGCGTTGCTGTCTACGCCTTTGAAGGAATCGGCATGGTCTTGCCATTAGAATCAGAGGCTAAAGACAAAGACAAATTCGGAAAAGTTCTCGCCCTGTCCATGGCCTTCATTTCTGTGATGTACGGAGGGTTCGACACTTTAGGCTACTTCGCATTCGGGGAAGAAACCAAAGACATTATCACCACCAATCTGGGACAAGGTCCGCTGAGCATCATGGTTCAATTGGATCTCTGTGTGAACCTCTTCTTCACTTTTCCTCTCATGATGAACCCCGTCTATGAAGTGATGGAGAGACGGTTCCGTGATGGCGCCTACTGCCTCTGGCTGAGATGGGTGGCGGTGCTGGGGGTGATCCTGGTGGCTCTGATGGTCCCCAATTTCGCAGACTTCTTATCTCTAGTGGGCAGCAGTGTGTGTTGTGTTCTAGCCTTTGTGTTGCCCTCTTTGTTTCATCTGATAGTCTTCAAGGATCAGTTGAGGAAAGACATGGCCTTGGATGTGGCCATTCTGGTTCTTGGACTGGTTTTTGGAGTCTCTGGAACCTGGTCTTCTCTTTCGGAAATCGTCTCGCCCAGTGCCTGA
- the LOC117909198 gene encoding BTB/POZ domain-containing protein At1g04390-like isoform X2, with amino-acid sequence MVVQCMDSTQPPSVRIEAFKLSQLLTMSEQRCSKMVRFCCEPIIQAIIGGLREYSLFVKEITQDQISVAVEAGRLALITRWAGEHQIYFWKLGIGKVLIELRLSEFLKAQRLQDILLSEEQKSIALKDPTFTWDILGGLVTHSGEDFNPKKSGNDICFLIDYACLTFVDSVRRRGQTSQYDANNINENSVARAVLMMIYSPCKYIKSRARSKLSDALKPEGKHYLKSLMDYLHYVSSRDEFGNLDERTSFSIVGLTCYSGLRRYRKYIIQSEGIKMLLAFIKQCLKSDFQLGRLIVAPDLQNMFSSRTCCQTCTELGWRRHSSVFWPVGTS; translated from the exons atggtGGTGCAGTGCATGGACAGCACACAACCTCCTTCTGTTCGGATAGAGGCATTTAAACTTTCTCAGTTGTTGACG ATGAGTGAACAAAGATGTTCGAAAATGGTGAGATTTTGCTGTGAGCCCATCATCCAAGCCATAATTGGTGGTTTGAGGGAATACAGCTTGTTTGTTAAAGAGATTACTCAAGACCAGATTTCTGTGGCGGTGGAGGCAGGTCGTTTGGCTCTGATTACTCGTTGGGCAGGGGagcatcaaatttatttttggaagcTAGGAATTGGCAAAGTCCTAATTGAGCTTCGTTTAAGTGAATTTCTTAAAGCCCAACGACTCCAAGATATCTTGTTGTCGGAAGAAcagaaatccatagcactgaaGGATCCCACATTCACCTGGGATATTCTTGGGGGGCTTGTAACACACTCTGGGGAAGATTTCAATCCTAAGAAGAGTGGCAATGACATTTGCTTCCTCATTGATTATGCATG CTTGACCTTTGTGGACTCAGTTCGTAGAAGGGGTCAGACTTCTCAATATGATGCCAAcaatatcaatgaaaattcaGTAGCTAGAGCAGTTCTGATGATGATTTATTCTCCCTGCAAATACATTAAATCACGGGCCCGATCCAAACTGTCTGATGCTCTAAAGCCAGAGGGGAAGCATTATCTAAAATCCTTGATGGATTACCTACACTATGTATCATCGAGGGATGAGTTTGGAAACCTAGATGAACGCACTTCTTTTAGCATAGTGGGATTGACATGTTATTCAGGTTTGCGGCGGTATCGAAAGTATATTATACAGAGTGAAGGCATAAAAATGCTGTTGGCATTTATAAAGCAGTGCTTAAAAAGTGATTTCCAATTGGGAAGGCTAATTGTTGCCCCTGATTTGCAAAATATGTTCAGCAGCAGGACATGTTGCCAGACATGTACAGAATTGGGATGGCGGAGACATTCTTCTGTTTTTTGGCCTGTGGGGACTAGCTGA
- the LOC117909492 gene encoding tubulin-folding cofactor D-like codes for MRLVTGILYVVHPVQKRHCIRSNSIWHMYYLEQNLLLSTNDNNSVLKIADFGFARSLQPRGLAETLCGSPLYMAPEIMQLQKYDAKTIEILFSKKILLTMEGHTPIFYAGVLDSLAAELKATKDISKLYAGIAILGYIASVPESVNTRAFSHLLTFLGHRYPKIRKASVEQVYLVLLQNGELVTEDKMEKALEIISETCWEGDIEEAKQRRLELHDMAGL; via the exons ATGAGATTGGTGACGGGTATTCTTTATGTTGTACATCCTGTGCAAAAGAGGCATTGCATAAGATCTAATTCCATTTGGCATATGTATTACTTGGAACAAAATCTTCTTCTCTCCACAAATGACAACAATTCAGTACTGAAGATTGCTGATTTTGGATTTGCAAG ATCTCTACAACCTAGAGGTCTTGCAGAAACATTGTGTGGTTCACCACTGTACATGGCGCCAGAGATAATGCAACTTCAGAAATATGATGCAAAG ACCATTGAGATTCTTTTCAGCAAAAAGATATTATTGACCATGGAG GGCCATACTCCAATCTTCTATGCTGGTGTTTTGGATTCTCTAGCAGCGGAATTGAAGGCTACAAAGGATATCTCCAAGTTATATGCTGGCATTGCAATACTTGGGTATATTGCTTCTGTTCCAGAATCCGTCAACACCCGAGCCTTTTCTCATCTTCTCACTTTCCTAGGCCATAGATATCCCAAG ATCCGGAAGGCTTCTGTTGAACAAGTTTACCTTGTCCTCCTGCAAAATGGAGAGCTTGTGACAGAGGATAAGATGGAGAAAGCGCTTGAAATTATTTCCGAAACTTGCTGGGAAGGTGATATAGAAGAAGCAAAACAACGACGATTAGAGTTGCATGATATGGCTGGTCTATAA
- the LOC117909198 gene encoding BTB/POZ domain-containing protein At1g04390-like isoform X1, whose translation MASLLRRILWCRQPSWYHVWNDAELLRVLEVIRVNSDSSVKVAVLQLYSALALCGNGAERLLENGENFIKMVVQCMDSTQPPSVRIEAFKLSQLLTMSEQRCSKMVRFCCEPIIQAIIGGLREYSLFVKEITQDQISVAVEAGRLALITRWAGEHQIYFWKLGIGKVLIELRLSEFLKAQRLQDILLSEEQKSIALKDPTFTWDILGGLVTHSGEDFNPKKSGNDICFLIDYACLTFVDSVRRRGQTSQYDANNINENSVARAVLMMIYSPCKYIKSRARSKLSDALKPEGKHYLKSLMDYLHYVSSRDEFGNLDERTSFSIVGLTCYSGLRRYRKYIIQSEGIKMLLAFIKQCLKSDFQLGRLIVAPDLQNMFSSRTCCQTCTELGWRRHSSVFWPVGTS comes from the exons ATGGCTTCTCTTTTAAGGAGGATATTGTGGTGCCGGCAACCCTCTTGGTATCATGTATGGAATGATGCTGAGTTGTTGAGGGTTCTGGAGGTCATACGTGTAAATTCTGATTCTTCTGTTAAAGTTGCAGTTTTGCAATTGTACTCTGCTTTAG CTTTATGTGGTAATGGGGCTGAGAGGCTCCTAGAAAATGGcgaaaacttcataaaaatggtGGTGCAGTGCATGGACAGCACACAACCTCCTTCTGTTCGGATAGAGGCATTTAAACTTTCTCAGTTGTTGACG ATGAGTGAACAAAGATGTTCGAAAATGGTGAGATTTTGCTGTGAGCCCATCATCCAAGCCATAATTGGTGGTTTGAGGGAATACAGCTTGTTTGTTAAAGAGATTACTCAAGACCAGATTTCTGTGGCGGTGGAGGCAGGTCGTTTGGCTCTGATTACTCGTTGGGCAGGGGagcatcaaatttatttttggaagcTAGGAATTGGCAAAGTCCTAATTGAGCTTCGTTTAAGTGAATTTCTTAAAGCCCAACGACTCCAAGATATCTTGTTGTCGGAAGAAcagaaatccatagcactgaaGGATCCCACATTCACCTGGGATATTCTTGGGGGGCTTGTAACACACTCTGGGGAAGATTTCAATCCTAAGAAGAGTGGCAATGACATTTGCTTCCTCATTGATTATGCATG CTTGACCTTTGTGGACTCAGTTCGTAGAAGGGGTCAGACTTCTCAATATGATGCCAAcaatatcaatgaaaattcaGTAGCTAGAGCAGTTCTGATGATGATTTATTCTCCCTGCAAATACATTAAATCACGGGCCCGATCCAAACTGTCTGATGCTCTAAAGCCAGAGGGGAAGCATTATCTAAAATCCTTGATGGATTACCTACACTATGTATCATCGAGGGATGAGTTTGGAAACCTAGATGAACGCACTTCTTTTAGCATAGTGGGATTGACATGTTATTCAGGTTTGCGGCGGTATCGAAAGTATATTATACAGAGTGAAGGCATAAAAATGCTGTTGGCATTTATAAAGCAGTGCTTAAAAAGTGATTTCCAATTGGGAAGGCTAATTGTTGCCCCTGATTTGCAAAATATGTTCAGCAGCAGGACATGTTGCCAGACATGTACAGAATTGGGATGGCGGAGACATTCTTCTGTTTTTTGGCCTGTGGGGACTAGCTGA